Proteins encoded together in one Antennarius striatus isolate MH-2024 chromosome 13, ASM4005453v1, whole genome shotgun sequence window:
- the sumf2 gene encoding inactive C-alpha-formylglycine-generating enzyme 2, with protein MSVQLVFWISTLCLLAAADEMVKIPGGKMLMGTSAPDGRDGESPVREVKLQPFRIDTHPVTNAEFREFVRAQKYKTEAETFGWSFVFQDFVSEELKSKVTQRIESAPWWLPVERVFWRQPAGPGSGIQERLDFPVVQVSWNDAHAFCQWKGKRLPSEEEWEWAARGGAQGRTYPWGNKFQANRSNLWQGSFPDADTAEDGYHGTAHVRAFPPQNSYGLYDMMGNTWEWTSTLFPSVQPMYVLRGGSWIDTVDGSANHKARITTRMGNTPDSASDNLGFRCAADDGKNNRKNEL; from the exons atgagcgTTCAACTAGTGTTCTGGATATCTACTCTATGTTTACTGGCAGCGG CGGATGAGATGGTGAAAATACCAGGAGGAAAGATGTTGATGGGAACCAGCGCACCTGATGGGAGAGATGGAGAGTCTCCCGTCAGGGAGGTCAAGCTACAGCCGTTCAGAATAGACACGCATCCGGTCACAAATGCTGAGTTCAg aGAATTTGTGAGAGCTCAGAAGTACAAAACTGAAGCTGAGACATTTGGTTGGAGTTTTGTGTTTCAAGACTTTGTGTCAGAAGAGCTGAAGAGCAAAGTCACTCAGAGGATTGAG TCTGCTCCCTGGTGGTTGCCTGTAGAACGAGTGTTTTGGAGACAG CCTGCAGGACCTGGATCTGGCATTCAGGAGCGTCTGGACTTTCCAGTAGTTCAGGTTAGCTGGAATGATGCTCACGCTTTCTGCCAATGGAAAGGCAAAAGACTTCCATCTGAGGAGGAGTGGGAGTGGGCTGCTCGAGGGGGAGCACAAG GTCGGACTTATCCCTGGGGAAACAAATTCCAGGCCAACAGAAGTAACCTGTGGCAG GGATCGTTTCCAGATGCAGACACTGCTGAGGATGGATACCATGGCACCGCTCATGTCAGAGCTTTTCCTCCACAGAATAGTTATG GACTCTATGACATGATGGGAAACACATGGGAATGGACGTCCACACTTTTTCCTTCAGTACAACCAATGTACGTCTTACGTGGTGGGTCCTGGATTGACACAGTGGATGGCTCAGCCAATCATAAGGCACGAATCACAACCAG GATGGGAAACACTCCCGACTCTGCATCTGATAACCTGGGATTCAGGTGCGCTGCTGACGATGGGAAGAATAACCGCAAAAACGAACTGTAG
- the bicdl2l gene encoding bicaudal-D-related protein 2-like, translated as MDFSQSFSVLNERLRPRVTHSDKLYSSLSRMESRQWYSVRTYPSSYRATILPANPEPTFLVTEEREDLKEPEGMAEKGDLISDGIQEECYADPQPLDNSSLTELSLKDEGDEDEADDESRASSSEEKDIAGELTSARTDGSSEAAASGSDNPLQMSYIDGTLPDLIKSGRPLGRRRTVGHVSDTLKEVRREVELSRRRSIKLKAQVDKLQESREGPGWSQHRERVTEEVLSVLRLLHPLTESESSLPEASPGENQLDAALMQLQNVARKLVFSHTTQSKSGRKAEDIAILQQALYDRDEAIEKKKAMETELLRSKSEMMLLNNQLLEAVQKRLEMSLELEAWKEDLQLIMQQQLQSQQQAEQTQKKPSRLGILRRHNKPPMQRPSNISTPTTVAPTINSNIFISKSAVSMAPTPSSPPPNINRTWRDRLKKSKTSRQEQLSVQQASDWGKDENGFQVVSLD; from the exons ATGGACTTCTCTCAGTCTTTCTCGGTCCTCAATGAGAGGCTGAGACCTCGAGTCACCCACAGTGACAAGCTCTACTCCTCTCTGAGCAGGATGGAAAGCAGACAGTGGTACTCGGTCAGGACCTATCCTTCATCTTACCGAGCTACAATTCTACCAGCAAATCCAGAACCAACGTTCCTTGTGACAGAAGAACGAGAAGATCtaaaggaacctgaaggaaTGGCAGAGAAGGGAGATTTGATTTCAGATGGCATACAAGAAGAATGTTATGCTGATCCACAGCCCTTGGACAACTCTAGTCTCACTGAGTTGAGTTTAaaggatgaaggtgatgaggatgaggctGATGACGAGAGTAGAGCCTCATCTTCAGAAGAGAAAGACATTGCCGGTGAGCTGACCTCAGCGAGAACAGACGGTTCTTCAGAGGCAGCTGCCAGTGGAAGTGATAACCCTTTGCAGATGAGCTACATAGATGGGACTTTACCAGACCTGATCAAGAGCGGCAGACCCCTCGGCAGACGGCGGACGGTGGGACATGTCTCCGACACG CTTAAAGAAGTGCGCAGAGAGGTGGAACTCTCCCGCAGACGGAGCATCAAACTGAAGGCCCAGGTGGACAAACTGCAGGAGAGCAGAGAGGGTCCCGGATGGAGCCAGCACAGAGAGCGG gTCACAGAGGAGGTTCTCTCCGTTCTGAGGCTGCTGCACCCGCTGACCGAGTCAGAGTCCAGCCTGCCTGAAGCCTCTCCGGGGGAAAACCAGCTGGACGCTGCTCTGATGCAGCTGCAGAATGTGGCTCGCAAACTGGTGTTCAGTCACACCACACAG tCAAAatctggaaggaaagcagaGGACATCGCCATTCTCCAGCAGGCGCTGTATGACAGAGATGAGGCCATAGAGAA GAAGAAGGCGATGGAAACTGAGCTGCTGCGGAGTAAATCAGAGATGATGTTGCTGAacaaccagctgctggaggccgTGCAGAAACGTTTGGAAATGTCCCTGGAGCTTGAGGCGTGGAAG GAGGATCTTCAGCTCATcatgcagcagcagctacaGAGCCAGCAGCAGGCAGAGCAGACCCAGAAGAAGCCCTCCCGCCTGGGCATTCTGAGGAGACACAACAAACCGCCAATGCAGCGGCCCTCCAACATCTCTACCCCCACTACAGTTGCTCCGACGATCAActcaaacatcttcatctccaaATCTGCAGTTTCAATGGCTCCAACCCCAAGCTCACCTCCTCCCAACATCAACCGCACCTGGAGAGACCGGCTGAAGAAGAGCAAGACCAGCCGCCAAGAACAGCTGTCAGTGCAGCAGGCGTCAGATTGGGGCAAGGATGAGAACGGCTTCCAGGTCGTATCTCTTGACTGA